In Sander vitreus isolate 19-12246 chromosome 7, sanVit1, whole genome shotgun sequence, a genomic segment contains:
- the LOC144521176 gene encoding protein bicaudal D homolog 2, with translation MLEADADSAGAALESEEEAEMGSRDLKTEVVRLTLELQEATEEKLQAARYGLVVLEESSALKIKYRQLEEEHETLKGELQQLKEAFADSVSSQKRAAADGECREENLLQETATKEAAMATRLEEVQAELKQARLALSNAHAEIDRLGGVTTQLKKECECLEAEKGHQREEMKEYKIRELRQLQDNGELEDENISLQKQVSVLKENQVEFESIKLELTQKNEVQEELRAQMEEAERLREIAERQLDEALEALKEEREQKNCLRRELSALTLNPFDSVGNLELHLDQLDDSQEEGQGGEGEGEDQDSGINNGPGSAPSSAHPPHLGGSKSNGLIHRYSTPRNSDVFLRAPASGLVSDLLSELHFSDSQKLKQQLLQADREKSSLVSKVEELQMQLVMSKQALSQQADKVGSLTQQLEAVHSSQQHNQEADGRGDDENGDGTNAAFDYEVDTKSKEVLEARMRSASEELLKLRDELSQAGTRYNTLEHRYKQEKDRWRAEAQELADKIRQCIKSSKQDQERIGELEKEIGATRKVAIDSEGHLSVAQEELLAFSEELSNLYHHICVCNNLTPKRVTLDYYRDGARASIGGSSARRSHYVHPQHNSQKKPRANDMFSSKASALQFMGEVDSAGASGDSPNCPGSPTLDFRDPSNVRNLVAVIRCQIKHLRVAVDLCRQRGAMPYSGFSSSGESERDAESLMEEVLKLKSLLSTKREQIATLRTVLKANKQTAELALSNLKTKYETEKSMVSETMMKLRNELKALKEDAATFSSLRVMFASRCDQYVTQLDEMQRQLAAAEDEKKTLNSLLRMAIQQKLALTQRLEDLEAPLSSHSLNSSPRRSRAKELATKSGRAPRSPRNSPARPPLRSSPRASPVLGGSVSAMATHHLRGLTRSLHTSPR, from the exons ATGCTGGAGGCAGATGCAGACTCAGCCGGCGCAGCACTAGAGAGCGAAGAGGAGGCCGAGATGGGGAGCAGAGACTTGAAGACTGAGGTGGTACGGCTGACTCTGGAGCTCCAGGAGGCCACAGAGGAGAAGCTACAGGCAGCCCGCTATGGCCTGGTGGTGCTGGAGGAAAGTAGTGCTCTCAAGATTAAATACAGGCAGCTGGAAGAGGAGCATGAAACCCTCAAAGGGgagctacagcagctcaaagag GCATTTGCAGATTCTGTGAGCAGCCAGAAGCGTGCAGCTGCTGATGGAGAGTGCCGGGAGGAGAAcctgctgcaggagactgctACTAAGGAGGCTGCCATGGCAACCCGGTTGGAGGAAGTCCAGGCAGAGCTCAAGCAAGCACGCCTTGCTCTGAGCAATGCCCATGCAGAGATCGATAGACTGGGGGGGGTCACCACCCAGCTAAAGAAG GAGTGTGAGTGTCTGGAGGCCGAAAAGGGCCatcagagggaggagatgaaggaATATAAAATACGTGAGCTGCGCCAGTTGCAGGACAATGGCGAGCTAGAAGATGAGAACATATCTCTGCAAAAACAGGTGTCTGTGCTCAAGGAAAACCAG GTTGAATTTGAATCAATAAAGCTGGAGCTGACCCAAAAGAACGAGGTGCAGGAGGAGCTGCGAGCTCAGATGGAGGAGGCAGAAAGGCTGAGGGAGATAGCAGAGAGGCAGCTGGATGAGGCCCTGGAAGCCctgaaggaggagagggagcagAAGAACTGTCTACGGCGAGAGCTCTCTGCCCTGACCCTTAACCCCTTTGATTCTGTAGGGAACTTGGAGCTCCACTTGGATCAGCTGGATGACAGCCAGGAGGAGGGccaggggggagagggagagggagaggatcAGGACAGCGGCATTAATAATGGTCCTGGTTCTGCTCCCAGTTCTGCTCACCCTCCTCACTTGGGAGGCTCCAAAAGTAATGGCCTCATCCATCGCTACTCCACTCCGCGCAACAGTGACGTATTCCTGCGTGCTCCAGCGTCTGGGCTGGTGTCAGACCTGCTGAGTGAGCTACACTTTTCAGACAGTCAGAAACTAAAACAGCAACTCCTACAG gCAGACCGAGAGAAGTCCAGTCTGGTAAGCAAGGTGGAGGAACTGCAAATGCAGCTGGTAATGTCCAAACAGGCACTCAGTCAGCAAGCAGACAAGGTTGGCTCTCTCACTCAACAGCTGGAAGCTGTGCACAGCAGCCAGCAGCACAACCAGGAGGCAGACGGCAGGGGAGATGATGAGAATGGAGACGGCACCAATGCAGCCTTCGACTATGAGGTAGACACCAAGAGCAAAGAGGTGCTGGAGGCACGCATGCGTTCGGCCAGCGAAGAGCTTCTGAAGCTGCGGGATGAACTGTCTCAGGCGGGAACTCGTTATAACACCCTGGAGCACAGATACAAGCAGGAGAAGGATCGTTGGAGGGCAGAGGCCCAGGAGCTAGCTGACAAGATCCGTCAATGCATCAAGTCCAGCAAGCAGGACCAGGAGCGCATCGGTGAGCTGGAGAAGGAGATTGGAGCTACGCGGAAAGTGGCCATTGATTCCGAAGGGCACTTGAGCGTCGCCCAGGAAGAGCTGCTGGCTTTCTCTGAGGAGCTGTCCAACCTCTATCACCACATCTGTGTGTGCAACAACCTGACACCCAAACGAGTCACCCTGGACTACTACCGGGATGGTGCCAGGGCAAGTATTGGAGGAAGTAGTGCACGAAGGTCACACTACGTCCACCCCCAGCACAACTCCCAGAAGAAGCCGCGAGCTAATGACATGTTTAGCTCCAAAGCTTCAGCATTGCAGTTCATGGGGGAGGTGGACAGTGCAGGAGCCAGCGGAGACTCTCCCAATTGCCCTGGATCCCCCACCCTGGATTTCAGGGACCCTTCAAATGTCCGCAACTTGGTAGCGGTCATCCGTTGCCAGATTAAACACCTCCGG GTGGCAGTGGACCTCTGTCGTCAGAGGGGCGCGATGCCTTACTCAGGGTTCAGCAGCAGCGGAGAGTCGGAGCGGGATGCTGAAAGCCTCATGGAAGAAGTACTAAAACTCAAGTCCCTTCTCAGCACCAAGAGAGAACAGATTGCTACCCTCAGGACTGTCCTCAAGGCTAACAAACAG ACTGCGGAGTTGGCCCTGTCCAATTTGAAAACCAAGTACGAGACGGAGAAGAGCATGGTGTCGGAGACCATGATGAAACTGCGGAACGAGCTCAAAGCCTTGAAGGAGGACGCCGCCACCTTCTCTTCGTTGCGAGTCATGTTTGCCAGTCG GTGTGATCAGTATGTCACCCAGTTGGATGAGATGCAGAGGCAGCTGGCAGCAGCCGAGGATGAGAAGAAGACACTGAATTCTCTGCTGCGTATGGCCATACAGCAGAAACTGGCTCTTACTCAGCGTTTGGAGGACCTGGAGGCCCCTCTGTCTTCCCACAGCTTGAACAGCAGCCCCCGCCGCTCCAGGGCCAAAGAGCTGGCCACCAAGTCAGGCCGGGCTCCACGGAGCCCCCGAAACAGTCCTGCACGCCCCCCGCTGAGAAGCAGTCCACGAGCTAGCCCTGTTCTCGGCGGCAGCGTTTCTGCCATGGCCACGCACCACCTGCGAGGTTTAACACGAAGTCTCCACACGAGCCCT
- the apex2 gene encoding DNA-(apurinic or apyrimidinic site) endonuclease 2 produces the protein MKIVTWNINGIRTFRGAIKNALDSLDADIICVQETKVTRDLLDERTAIVDGYNSYFSFCRGRSGYSGVATYCKDSATPFAAEEGLTGLLTNHEGAVGCYGDQTEFCSEELQLLDNEGRAVITQHRIMCQDKEQTVTVINVYCPRADPEKSERKQFKLQFYKLLQSRAEAILKDGSHVIVLGDVNTSHRQIDHCDPSDIDDFGENPGRKWLNGFLHSGRREAEEMNEQEPGEESEVSSTDPIHSGKFVDTFRYFHPTRTSAFTCWSTLTGARQTNYGTRIDYIFADCQLAKEQFVAADIRPEVEGSDHCPVWGQLSCSLLPSSKPPPLCTRYLPEFAGKQQKLSRFLVKVDQKSIQQRDALPGSQEEEERRENLNPSRAGIVFGKKRLLTSDCVVPRGKKTKTVKTSSKPQGSLLSFFKPKLTNVVPSPEASVRQCEKTLSVDIVTSSQNSQKAPTTSEIRSSVPLDTQPVYGSQQQCSSTTEESDKPTHTTHLTIQPSVGCSDTKKGASLVFWKSLLHGPPPPPPCKVHGEPCVLRTVKKEGPNMGKQFFVCGRPQGHASNPEARCNFFAWVDKGK, from the exons ATGAAGATCGTTACCTGGAACATAAATGGCATAAGGACTTTCAGAGGCGCCATTAAAAATGCCCTTGATTCACTGGACGCAGATATTATCTGTGTTCAAGAGACAAAAGTGACAA GAGACTTGCTTGATGAAAGAACTGCCATTGTTGACGGCTACAACTCCTATTTCAGCTTCTGTCGAGGACGCAGCGGCTATTCAG GGGTTGCCACTTACTGTAAAGACAGTGCCACTCCATTTGCTGCTGAGGAGGGTCTCACGGGTCTGCTGACCAACCATGAAGGGGCTGTTGGGTGCTATGGTGACCAGACAGAGTTCTGTAGCGAGGAGCTGCAGCTTTTGGACAACGAAGGACGAGCTGTTATCACACAGCACAGAATCAT GTGTCAGGACAAAGAGCAAACTGTTACTGTAATCAATGTATACTGTCCACGGGCTGACCCTGAAAAGTCGGAGCGAAAGCAGTTCAAACTGCAGTTCTACAAGTTGCTTCAGAGTCGGGCTGAAGCTATACTGAAAGATGGGAG CCATGTGATTGTTTTAGGAGATGTAAATACATCTCACCGGCAAATAGACCACTGTGACCCCAGTGATATT GATGATTTTGGTGAAAACCCCGGGAGGAAATGGCTGAATGGCTTTTTGCACAGTGGCAGGCGAGAGGCAGAGGAAATGAATGAGCAGGAACCTGGTGAAGAATCTGAGGTATCCTCAACAGATCCCATCCACAGTGGAAAATTTGTGGATACCTTCCGCTATTTCCACCCAACTCGCACCAGCGCCTTCACATGCTGGTCCACTCTCACTGGAGCGCGGCAGACCAACTATGGCACACGCATTGACTACATATTCGCTGATTGCCAGCTAGCCAAGGAGCAGTTTGTGGCAGCAGACATCAGGCCAGAGGTGGAGGGGTCGGACCACTGCCCTGTGTGGGGGcaactgagctgctctctcctgcCCAGCTCCAAGCCTCCCCCCCTCTGTACACGCTACCTGCCAGAGTTCGCTGGCAAGCAGCAGAAACTCTCCCGCTTCCTTGTTAAGGTGGACCAAAAATCTATTCAGCAGAGGGATGCATTACCTGGATCtcaagaagaggaggaaaggagggagaatTTAAACCCTTCCAGAGCTGGGATTGTCTTTGGTAAAAAACGGTTATTAACATCAGACTGTGTTGTCCCAAGGGGGAAAAAGactaagacagtcaagacctcTTCAAAGCCGCAGGGCAGCCTCCTTTCCTTTTTCAAACCCAAACTCACAAATGTCGTTCCCTCTCCTGAAGCCTCTGTCAGGCAGTGTGAAAAAACCCTCAGCGTGGATATAGTTACCTCATCACAGAACTCTCAAAAAGCGCCCACAACTAGCGAGATCAGAAGCAGTGTACCTTTAGATACTCAGCCGGTCTATGGTTCACAACAGCAGTGCAGCAGCACCACAGAGGAAAGTGacaaacctacacacacaacacatttaaCCATACAGCCCTCTGTGGGATGCTCAGATACCAAGAAAGGGGCATCGTTAGTGTTTTGGAAGTCATTGCTTCATGgacctcccccaccccccccctgTAAGGTCCACGGGGAACCCTGTGTGCTTCGTACTGTGAAAAAGGAGGGTCCAAACATGGGCAAACAGTTCTTTGTGTGTGGCCGTCCTCAGGGACATGCCTCCAACCCCGAAGCTCGGTGTAATTTCTTTGCGTGGGTCGACAAGGGGAAGTGA